The Exiguobacterium acetylicum genome includes a window with the following:
- a CDS encoding transglutaminaseTgpA domain-containing protein, which yields MMRRLIWNAIAAAVLTCFMPPLLELTTFEHLSSFLPMLFLPLLLSHLPRRYFLLGSLGGLLLSFYLILTPGAAPWGIFTEISSDIQSVINGELPGRPAFALSIGLISFLIAYLARRTFPNRGFVFGLAFGVIGFIAYCDTWTDYSGETFILYPIILSLLLLYATEVNERPRASYVRPLSALFIMGAVIVAAVQSPVINATWQDSWYDLTSGLEGEGEPSNAIQKVGYGNNDEQLGGPFQMDDREVFQVESEGNRYWRVETKDIYTGKGWVLSESNPEIDARGFFSHFGREVKTREETATFEMARELPFVPYNGDNVRVSVDQQRQNVLVDPENQKISYLDEADRQRNYQINYSYPLFTEEQLQTDEPVNLSDRETERYLQLPEGLPQRVRDLAEQIVEGEETPWDKARAIENYFEEENFEYNTEEVAVPGENQDYVDQFLFETKLGYCDNFSTSAAVLLRAAGLPARWVKGFTGGESDVIGAAVTSYTVRNKNAHSWVEVYIEGPGWVPLEPTVSFDGAGQYTIDRETDNETEQANPQRETEDNTETTTPNRPQENLLDEEQTTGAGQTEQKSIPFWPIFLTALALVFLYLFRKPLIRTLAILFFRRQIERPEGFRRMYRYLLRRLDKKGFHYKDGRTLAELAHEVDGYYETYAMRPLTDAYERMVYGGESLSTEKKREYFENIIRHVEG from the coding sequence ATGATGCGACGATTGATTTGGAACGCCATCGCGGCAGCCGTTCTGACTTGTTTTATGCCACCACTTCTTGAACTGACGACATTTGAGCACCTCTCGTCATTCTTACCGATGCTGTTTCTGCCCTTGCTGTTGTCGCATCTACCGCGACGTTACTTTTTACTCGGAAGTCTCGGTGGATTGCTGTTGTCGTTTTATCTGATTTTGACACCAGGAGCGGCACCATGGGGGATCTTTACGGAAATCAGTTCGGATATTCAGAGCGTCATCAATGGTGAATTGCCGGGACGACCAGCCTTCGCGCTGTCGATCGGATTGATTAGTTTCTTGATCGCGTATCTGGCGCGCCGGACATTCCCGAATCGTGGATTCGTCTTCGGACTTGCCTTCGGAGTGATCGGCTTCATCGCGTATTGTGATACGTGGACGGATTACTCGGGAGAGACGTTCATTCTCTATCCGATCATCTTATCTTTGTTATTGCTCTATGCGACGGAAGTCAACGAACGACCGCGTGCCTCGTACGTTCGTCCGCTGAGTGCCTTATTCATCATGGGGGCTGTCATCGTCGCTGCTGTCCAAAGTCCTGTTATCAATGCGACATGGCAAGACAGTTGGTACGATTTGACGTCTGGTCTTGAAGGTGAAGGAGAACCGTCAAATGCGATTCAAAAGGTCGGCTATGGCAATAATGATGAGCAACTCGGAGGACCGTTCCAGATGGACGACCGGGAAGTCTTCCAAGTCGAAAGTGAAGGAAATCGGTACTGGCGAGTCGAGACGAAAGATATTTACACCGGCAAAGGCTGGGTGCTGTCGGAGTCGAACCCGGAAATTGATGCACGAGGCTTCTTCTCGCACTTCGGAAGAGAAGTCAAGACGCGCGAGGAAACAGCGACGTTTGAGATGGCACGTGAATTACCGTTCGTGCCATATAACGGAGACAACGTCCGGGTCTCGGTCGATCAACAACGACAAAATGTATTAGTTGATCCGGAGAATCAAAAAATATCGTATCTGGACGAGGCGGATCGTCAACGTAATTACCAAATTAACTATTCGTATCCGCTCTTTACGGAAGAACAACTTCAGACAGATGAACCCGTCAATTTATCGGATAGAGAAACGGAGCGGTATCTACAACTGCCGGAAGGCTTACCACAACGTGTCCGTGATTTAGCGGAACAAATCGTTGAAGGTGAAGAAACACCGTGGGACAAAGCACGGGCGATTGAAAATTATTTCGAAGAAGAGAACTTTGAATACAATACGGAAGAAGTTGCCGTACCAGGAGAAAACCAGGATTACGTCGATCAATTCCTGTTCGAGACAAAACTCGGATACTGTGATAACTTCTCGACGTCAGCTGCTGTTTTACTACGGGCAGCTGGGTTACCAGCTCGCTGGGTGAAAGGGTTCACAGGAGGCGAATCCGATGTCATCGGAGCTGCCGTAACGAGTTATACGGTACGGAATAAAAATGCCCATTCGTGGGTCGAAGTCTATATCGAAGGACCAGGCTGGGTACCGCTTGAGCCGACAGTCAGTTTCGATGGCGCAGGTCAATACACGATCGATCGGGAAACGGATAATGAGACGGAACAAGCGAACCCGCAACGCGAGACAGAAGACAATACGGAGACAACGACGCCGAATCGTCCGCAGGAAAATCTCCTTGACGAAGAGCAAACGACTGGAGCCGGACAGACGGAACAGAAGTCGATTCCCTTCTGGCCAATCTTCTTGACGGCACTTGCGCTCGTGTTCCTCTACCTGTTCCGAAAACCACTCATTCGGACACTCGCGATCCTCTTCTTCCGGAGACAAATCGAGCGACCGGAAGGATTCCGCCGGATGTACCGGTATCTCTTACGACGTCTTGATAAAAAAGGATTCCATTATAAAGATGGGCGGACGCTTGCTGAACTCGCTCACGAAGTCGATGGATATTACGAGACGTACGCGATGCGACCACTAACGGATGCTTATGAGCGGATGGTCTATGGTGGAGAATCACTATCGACTGAGAAAAAACGTGAATATTTCGAAAATATCATTCGTCATGTAGAGGGTTGA
- the mtnA gene encoding S-methyl-5-thioribose-1-phosphate isomerase translates to MSTFVQSIRYEDRVLTILDQTRLPQEEHYEVITDLAQAVEAIKQLRVRGAPAISLFGGFVLVQEAYRLEASLPVYKQALLETSSTLLATRPTAVNLRNVLNQLNPIIQDGTSVEEIRERLEKRTVALYDQDAQTSRQIGIHALELFQSGNRILTICNAGSIATAAYGTALAPFYIAKERGIELSVFASETRPLLQGARLTTWELQRAGIDVTLITDNMVAHTLKEKQIDAIIVGADRITRNGDTANKIGTFQLALLAQAFDIPFYVAAPLSTFDFSLVSGDAIEIEERDPQEVTAIQGVATATAGVAVFNPAFDVTPHTLITGIITELGVITQPNEETIEQLTGLQPLG, encoded by the coding sequence ATGAGTACATTCGTCCAAAGTATCCGTTACGAAGACCGTGTGTTGACGATTCTTGATCAGACGCGTCTACCACAGGAAGAACACTATGAAGTGATCACCGATCTCGCGCAAGCGGTCGAGGCGATTAAACAACTACGCGTTCGGGGAGCACCTGCGATCAGTTTATTCGGTGGTTTCGTGCTCGTTCAGGAAGCGTACCGGCTCGAAGCATCGCTTCCGGTCTATAAGCAGGCCTTGCTTGAGACATCTTCGACGTTACTCGCGACACGCCCGACAGCCGTCAATCTGCGAAATGTTCTTAATCAACTGAACCCGATCATTCAAGACGGCACGTCCGTAGAAGAGATCCGCGAACGGTTGGAAAAACGGACGGTCGCTTTATACGACCAGGATGCACAGACGTCACGACAAATCGGGATTCATGCACTGGAATTGTTCCAGTCAGGCAACCGGATCCTGACGATTTGTAATGCGGGATCGATTGCGACCGCTGCTTACGGAACGGCACTCGCTCCGTTTTATATTGCAAAAGAACGCGGCATCGAGTTATCCGTTTTTGCGAGTGAGACACGACCACTCTTGCAAGGTGCGCGATTGACGACATGGGAATTACAACGCGCTGGAATTGATGTCACGTTAATTACGGACAACATGGTCGCTCATACGCTGAAAGAAAAACAAATCGATGCAATCATCGTCGGGGCAGACCGGATTACACGAAACGGAGATACGGCGAACAAAATCGGGACGTTCCAATTGGCATTGCTCGCTCAAGCTTTCGATATTCCGTTTTACGTCGCGGCACCGCTCTCGACGTTTGATTTCTCACTTGTTTCCGGTGACGCGATCGAGATCGAAGAGCGTGATCCGCAGGAAGTGACGGCAATCCAAGGCGTCGCGACAGCAACAGCAGGAGTCGCTGTCTTCAACCCAGCGTTTGATGTCACTCCACATACATTGATTACCGGTATCATCACCGAACTCGGTGTCATCACGCAACCGAATGAAGAAACGATTGAACAATTAACAGGGCTTCAACCCCTCGGATAA
- a CDS encoding ABC transporter permease produces MNEVVSKQTNRGKGLRPVLGFLNDWGIVLAILALVLFFATTAPTFLQGTNLINILRSISIVTIIAIGLTVSLTINGFDLSVGSTATLASSFVVSFFVWYSLPLGVSIGLALILSLSVALLNILLIVWFKIPDLFATLATMFIVEGAAMTYTGGGSISAGMPRLDGTPTVGTIPEAFAKISQAPWIIVIMLVVVAVTHVFLSHTRHGRFLYIIGGNPEAARLTGIRVNRYRALAYLIAGLFAAVGGILLASQVGSSQINAGSGYLMPAVAAAFIGSSFAGQGKPNALGTLVGACLVGILENGLVMLSVPYYSLNIIKGLVLALALATTYARYRKK; encoded by the coding sequence ATGAATGAGGTAGTATCGAAACAAACGAATCGGGGGAAAGGCTTACGTCCTGTCCTTGGGTTCTTGAACGACTGGGGGATCGTCCTCGCAATTCTTGCCCTCGTCCTGTTTTTTGCGACGACGGCTCCGACGTTCCTACAAGGGACGAATTTAATCAATATTTTACGAAGTATCTCCATCGTGACAATCATTGCGATTGGCTTGACGGTCTCATTGACGATCAATGGATTTGACTTGTCCGTAGGATCAACCGCAACTCTTGCAAGTTCATTCGTGGTCTCGTTCTTCGTCTGGTATAGTCTGCCACTCGGTGTCTCGATTGGTCTGGCACTCATTCTGTCTTTAAGTGTCGCCTTGTTGAATATCTTGCTCATTGTTTGGTTTAAGATTCCGGATTTGTTTGCGACGCTTGCGACGATGTTCATTGTAGAAGGAGCAGCAATGACCTATACGGGTGGTGGTTCAATCAGTGCTGGGATGCCGCGCCTAGACGGTACACCAACAGTCGGCACGATTCCGGAGGCATTCGCGAAAATCAGCCAGGCGCCTTGGATCATCGTCATCATGCTCGTCGTCGTCGCTGTGACCCATGTCTTCTTAAGTCATACGCGACATGGTCGTTTTCTCTATATCATCGGTGGAAATCCAGAAGCCGCACGACTGACAGGAATTCGTGTGAACCGTTACCGGGCACTTGCTTATCTGATTGCTGGATTGTTTGCTGCGGTCGGTGGGATTTTACTTGCTTCACAAGTTGGATCGTCGCAAATCAATGCGGGTTCCGGTTATTTGATGCCAGCGGTCGCAGCTGCATTCATCGGTTCCTCGTTCGCAGGACAAGGGAAACCGAATGCACTTGGTACACTTGTCGGCGCATGTCTCGTCGGGATTCTTGAAAATGGTCTCGTCATGCTGTCGGTACCATACTATTCCTTGAATATTATCAAGGGACTCGTTCTTGCACTGGCACTCGCGACGACCTATGCGCGGTATCGGAAAAAATAA
- a CDS encoding sugar ABC transporter ATP-binding protein, producing MQALKQVSFEVKSGEIHALVGANGAGKSTLMKVLSGAETADEGVIRLNGEELSITSPRDAKRIGIDLVQQEVDVALVPYLTVAENICLDLLTDGTMTGFVSQRRYIQRAKEALATLQADISVKTRVEELRLAEKQLVLIARALVQERRFLILDEPTAPLSQAETIHLFSVVRRLAKRGLGIIFISHRLQELYDICDSISVMRDGQLISRHLLTDITKEAVVEQMLGRQLTSVAKTSRANATNVLTVESATNADVHDISLTVQAGEVVGIAGLVGAGKTELCKALFGDRPFQAGEVRLNGTAHRLRDPQAAIQAGIGLVPEERRKEGVLVADSVAENLTAAAAHDFVNRWGLMDRRKEADQASKWVKELGIKVADVTQEAGQLSGGNQQKVAIGKWLLTDVSVLVLDEPTKGVDVGAKQDIYRLIDDLAQQQKGIIYATSEWDELLTVTDRIYVMFDGRIVHETKTSDTSEETLLWYATGGGQR from the coding sequence GTGCAAGCCTTAAAACAGGTCTCGTTTGAAGTGAAATCCGGTGAGATTCATGCGCTCGTTGGTGCGAATGGTGCCGGTAAGTCGACGCTGATGAAAGTCTTATCCGGAGCAGAAACGGCGGACGAAGGCGTCATCCGTCTTAACGGAGAAGAGCTGTCGATTACGTCACCTCGGGATGCGAAACGAATCGGAATCGATCTCGTCCAACAAGAGGTCGATGTGGCACTTGTTCCGTATCTGACGGTCGCTGAGAATATCTGTCTTGATCTGTTGACGGACGGAACGATGACCGGCTTCGTATCCCAACGTCGTTACATACAACGTGCGAAAGAAGCGTTAGCGACATTACAGGCGGATATTTCCGTCAAGACACGTGTCGAAGAATTACGTCTTGCTGAAAAGCAACTCGTGTTGATCGCTCGTGCTCTCGTTCAGGAACGTCGTTTTTTGATTTTAGATGAACCAACGGCACCGCTCAGTCAGGCGGAAACGATCCATCTCTTTTCAGTCGTGCGACGTTTAGCGAAACGAGGACTTGGGATCATCTTCATTTCGCATCGCCTACAAGAACTATATGACATTTGTGATTCCATCTCGGTCATGCGCGACGGTCAACTCATCTCACGACATCTTTTAACGGATATCACGAAGGAAGCCGTCGTCGAGCAGATGCTCGGACGTCAGCTTACGTCTGTCGCCAAAACGTCACGAGCAAACGCGACGAATGTACTGACGGTCGAAAGTGCCACGAATGCGGACGTCCATGACATCTCCTTGACGGTTCAAGCTGGGGAAGTCGTTGGGATCGCGGGTCTTGTCGGCGCCGGTAAAACCGAATTATGTAAAGCATTGTTCGGCGACCGTCCGTTTCAAGCAGGAGAAGTTCGCTTAAATGGAACGGCCCATCGCCTGCGCGATCCGCAAGCTGCGATTCAAGCGGGAATTGGTCTCGTTCCTGAAGAACGGCGAAAAGAAGGGGTTCTCGTTGCCGATTCTGTCGCAGAAAATCTGACAGCAGCGGCAGCTCATGATTTCGTCAACCGCTGGGGGCTGATGGATCGTCGTAAAGAAGCAGATCAAGCGTCTAAATGGGTCAAGGAACTCGGCATCAAAGTAGCAGATGTGACGCAGGAGGCGGGACAGTTATCCGGTGGGAATCAACAAAAAGTCGCCATCGGAAAATGGTTACTGACGGATGTTTCTGTACTCGTCTTGGACGAGCCGACAAAAGGCGTCGACGTCGGAGCGAAACAAGATATCTATCGTCTGATTGACGATCTCGCACAACAGCAAAAAGGCATCATCTACGCGACGAGTGAATGGGATGAACTCTTGACCGTCACGGACCGGATTTACGTCATGTTCGATGGTCGAATCGTTCATGAAACGAAGACGTCAGATACATCAGAAGAAACCTTGTTGTGGTATGCGACAGGAGGAGGGCAACGATGA
- a CDS encoding AAA family ATPase, protein MRTYTKEIQAIIDNVEKVIIGKEDVITQSLAALLAGGHVLLEDVPGVGKTMLVRAFSRSIGLTFKRVQFTPDLLPSDLTGVSMYNQKTSQFEYRPGPLMGNIVLADEINRTSPKTQSALLEGMAEANVTVDGEIHTLPNPFFVMATQNPIEHEGTYPLPEAQLDRFLVKVKMGYPDFQQEMKLLTRFERDEPIETLEAVIGREQLLQMKEDVKNVHVSQPVKKYIVNLVQATRANGSLYLGASPRSSIALMKVAQAWAYMEGRSFVLPDDVKHLLIPVLSHRLILTADARYHGQSSERILEQIKKEIAVPIQQDVESL, encoded by the coding sequence ATGCGAACATACACTAAGGAGATTCAAGCGATTATCGACAACGTAGAGAAAGTCATCATCGGTAAGGAAGATGTCATCACACAATCATTGGCAGCATTACTAGCGGGCGGTCACGTCCTATTAGAAGACGTACCGGGAGTCGGGAAGACGATGCTCGTCCGTGCGTTCAGCCGATCGATCGGGTTGACCTTCAAACGTGTTCAGTTCACGCCAGACCTACTTCCGTCAGATTTGACGGGTGTATCGATGTATAACCAAAAAACAAGTCAGTTCGAATATAGACCGGGTCCGCTGATGGGAAACATCGTCTTAGCCGATGAGATCAACCGGACATCACCAAAAACTCAATCTGCCTTACTCGAGGGAATGGCGGAAGCGAACGTCACCGTCGATGGTGAGATTCATACGCTTCCGAATCCCTTTTTCGTCATGGCGACACAAAACCCGATTGAACATGAAGGAACATATCCGTTACCAGAAGCACAACTCGACCGTTTCCTCGTCAAAGTCAAAATGGGTTACCCTGATTTCCAGCAAGAAATGAAGTTACTCACGCGTTTTGAACGGGATGAACCAATTGAAACGCTTGAAGCGGTGATTGGTCGCGAGCAATTGCTCCAGATGAAAGAAGACGTCAAGAACGTCCATGTCTCGCAACCCGTTAAAAAATATATCGTCAATCTCGTCCAAGCGACACGGGCGAATGGGTCACTGTATCTCGGCGCGAGCCCTCGTTCTTCGATCGCTTTGATGAAAGTCGCGCAAGCGTGGGCATACATGGAAGGACGAAGTTTCGTTTTGCCGGATGACGTCAAACACCTCCTGATTCCAGTCCTGTCACACCGTCTGATTTTGACAGCAGATGCCCGTTATCATGGGCAATCGTCAGAACGGATTTTAGAACAAATCAAAAAAGAGATTGCTGTACCGATCCAACAAGACGTGGAGTCCCTATGA
- a CDS encoding DUF58 domain-containing protein, which produces MTKWQIGWRYAVLLLTTAALWTYARVDGGNVASLLFYVMAGLTVYWTLFLIWPVTQALATREVSNKMLVAGTDIPVSLHVRRRFPFLVGAVEVTEAIPNELSEEKLDISRPLRAHYRKTEQIDYTIPSIRRGVYQIPGCIVEITDPFGLFKRKRMFPVETYLAIEPARLAVQLPHEEDRGDGGISPVSIDLRQSSFTVVGVREYVSGDRMNQIDWKATAKRQGLMTKTFEREQERETTIVFDEGTEAGEAFERVISMLAEATDQLNKRRLSYRIHLVGHAVQSLSLPLEGAKLTHYLMTAQPSRTRTFIESWEYSSKALRLSGNVLFITPDLESNNELWISKINQEATVHVYTPERRGVR; this is translated from the coding sequence ATGACGAAGTGGCAAATTGGTTGGCGTTACGCTGTATTACTTTTGACGACGGCTGCCTTATGGACATATGCGCGCGTCGATGGCGGAAATGTCGCTTCCTTGCTGTTTTACGTCATGGCTGGCTTGACCGTCTACTGGACGCTCTTTCTGATCTGGCCTGTCACGCAGGCACTTGCGACACGAGAAGTCTCAAATAAAATGCTCGTTGCTGGAACGGATATCCCGGTCTCCTTACATGTTCGCCGACGTTTCCCGTTTCTTGTTGGAGCCGTTGAAGTGACGGAGGCGATTCCAAATGAACTCAGTGAAGAAAAACTTGATATCAGCCGTCCGCTCCGAGCCCATTACCGGAAGACGGAGCAAATCGATTATACGATTCCATCGATTCGCCGGGGAGTCTACCAGATTCCAGGTTGTATCGTCGAAATCACGGATCCGTTCGGTTTGTTTAAGCGAAAGCGGATGTTTCCAGTCGAGACGTATCTTGCGATTGAACCGGCTCGACTTGCCGTTCAACTTCCGCATGAGGAGGATCGTGGCGATGGTGGCATCTCACCCGTATCGATTGATCTTCGGCAGTCGTCTTTTACTGTCGTGGGTGTCCGGGAATATGTCAGTGGTGACCGGATGAATCAGATTGACTGGAAAGCGACGGCGAAGCGTCAAGGCTTGATGACGAAGACATTCGAACGGGAGCAAGAACGGGAAACAACGATCGTTTTCGATGAGGGAACGGAAGCAGGCGAAGCGTTCGAACGTGTCATCTCGATGCTCGCAGAAGCGACGGATCAGCTGAACAAGCGACGCTTAAGTTATCGGATCCACCTTGTCGGACATGCTGTTCAATCGTTATCGTTACCACTCGAAGGGGCGAAACTTACGCATTATCTGATGACGGCGCAGCCGAGTCGGACGCGGACGTTCATCGAATCGTGGGAGTACTCGTCAAAAGCACTTCGACTGAGCGGGAACGTCCTCTTCATCACACCGGATCTTGAGTCGAACAATGAATTATGGATTTCAAAGATTAATCAAGAAGCAACCGTTCATGTCTATACACCAGAACGGAGGGGAGTGCGATGA
- a CDS encoding sugar ABC transporter substrate-binding protein: MKKLAYAVLAPALLLAACANGEATTTKVVKDVPKGVQSDVKIAVIRNLASDDHTKQFLDGARSEGEALGFKVSTFISEGNDVKFKELVAQAIQQDYDGLIISHGKEDYAYDMIKPAVDKGLKVVTFDTVTKKKGTALKGVTETFQNDHQLAKLSLDEVTKVTDKKPVRVIKLWFGPGFAPLDRRQEIYKTYEADGKIKTLETVGPTNFQDVQGDIATKMNAILAKYPKGSIDAVWGAWDEVAKGAYKSLKDNKRQEIPLISIDVSNQDINLMREKGSNWVSTSAVDPFLIGQTDMRLLAKKIAGEKTPDSFDLDAKLVEQKALKQDTTMYNLDTIIKGWSTSDKFNEPWMDRLRDVHKKQ, encoded by the coding sequence ATGAAAAAATTAGCTTACGCCGTCCTAGCACCGGCACTGTTACTAGCTGCTTGTGCGAATGGAGAAGCGACGACGACAAAAGTCGTCAAAGATGTGCCAAAAGGAGTTCAATCGGACGTGAAGATCGCTGTCATCCGTAACCTCGCATCGGATGATCATACGAAACAATTCCTCGATGGCGCCCGCAGTGAAGGAGAAGCACTTGGCTTCAAAGTCAGTACGTTCATCTCAGAAGGGAACGACGTCAAGTTCAAGGAACTGGTCGCCCAAGCGATTCAGCAAGATTATGATGGTCTCATCATCTCGCACGGCAAGGAAGATTACGCCTATGACATGATCAAACCAGCGGTCGATAAAGGACTGAAGGTCGTGACGTTTGATACGGTCACGAAGAAAAAAGGAACGGCGTTAAAAGGTGTGACGGAAACATTCCAAAACGATCATCAGCTCGCGAAGCTATCGCTCGACGAAGTGACGAAGGTGACGGACAAGAAGCCGGTCCGTGTCATCAAACTCTGGTTCGGACCAGGTTTTGCCCCGCTCGATCGTCGTCAGGAAATCTATAAGACATACGAAGCAGACGGCAAAATCAAAACGCTTGAGACAGTCGGACCGACGAACTTCCAAGATGTCCAAGGTGATATCGCAACGAAGATGAATGCCATCCTCGCGAAATATCCGAAAGGAAGCATTGACGCCGTCTGGGGAGCGTGGGATGAAGTTGCAAAAGGGGCTTACAAATCGCTTAAGGATAATAAACGTCAAGAAATCCCGCTGATCTCGATCGATGTTTCGAATCAGGATATCAATCTGATGCGTGAAAAAGGCAGTAACTGGGTCTCGACGAGTGCGGTGGATCCGTTCTTGATTGGACAAACGGACATGCGATTACTAGCTAAGAAAATCGCCGGAGAGAAGACGCCGGATAGCTTTGATCTCGATGCGAAACTCGTTGAGCAGAAAGCATTGAAGCAGGACACAACGATGTACAATCTCGATACGATCATCAAAGGATGGAGTACGTCGGATAAATTCAATGAGCCGTGGATGGACCGGTTGCGTGACGTCCATAAAAAACAATGA
- the mtnK gene encoding S-methyl-5-thioribose kinase translates to MTYKAFTEQDAIDRVRTLGLIGNGPVEAEEIGDGNLNLVFRIREGEHRLILKQALPYAKVVGESWPLSLERAWIEQSALREFARHAVPFVPRVFHASHEEAYTVMEDLSHLTIVRSGLLAGEQYPLLAEHIGSYLARTLFHTSDFALGPVEKKRVARTYYNPDLCDITEKLIFTDPFHDAETNEIEAGLEEEVAHLWADDTLKREVAKLEALFITKGDALLHGDLHTGSIFASATETKVIDPEFAFYGPFGFDVGQFIAHLFFAAYPDYPALRDARIRDIDTFWLTFASTFRALWEREAVEPFQTSGLVDDVLSTILQDALGFAGCELIRRTIGLAPVADLESIASTTERLERKRHALRLGAALIKRRTECRTFDDLRNFDVTEELSR, encoded by the coding sequence ATGACATACAAAGCATTTACAGAACAGGACGCGATTGATCGTGTTCGAACACTCGGACTGATTGGGAACGGTCCTGTCGAAGCAGAAGAAATTGGTGATGGGAACCTCAACCTCGTCTTTCGGATTCGAGAAGGCGAACATCGGTTGATTTTAAAACAAGCATTACCATATGCGAAGGTCGTCGGGGAAAGCTGGCCGTTATCGCTCGAACGAGCGTGGATTGAGCAATCCGCACTCCGTGAATTCGCGCGACATGCCGTACCGTTCGTACCACGTGTCTTTCATGCGAGTCATGAAGAAGCGTACACGGTCATGGAAGATCTCTCACATCTAACGATCGTTCGGAGCGGACTGCTTGCAGGTGAACAATATCCGTTGCTCGCAGAACATATCGGTTCCTACCTCGCCCGGACTTTATTCCATACATCGGACTTTGCACTTGGTCCAGTTGAAAAGAAACGCGTCGCCCGAACGTATTACAATCCAGACTTGTGCGACATCACAGAAAAACTAATCTTCACGGATCCGTTCCATGACGCGGAGACGAACGAGATTGAAGCCGGGCTTGAAGAAGAAGTAGCGCATCTTTGGGCAGACGACACACTCAAACGCGAAGTCGCGAAACTCGAAGCCCTTTTCATCACAAAAGGCGACGCCTTGTTACACGGTGATCTACATACAGGTAGCATCTTCGCCTCGGCAACGGAAACAAAAGTCATCGATCCGGAATTCGCCTTTTATGGTCCATTCGGATTCGATGTCGGACAATTCATCGCCCATCTATTCTTTGCGGCATATCCGGATTACCCAGCACTTCGTGATGCACGAATTCGGGACATCGACACGTTCTGGCTGACATTTGCTTCGACGTTCCGTGCCTTATGGGAGCGGGAAGCGGTCGAACCGTTCCAGACATCGGGACTTGTTGATGATGTACTGAGTACGATTTTGCAAGATGCACTTGGCTTTGCAGGGTGTGAATTGATTCGGCGGACGATTGGTCTTGCGCCAGTCGCTGATCTAGAATCAATCGCTTCAACGACGGAACGTCTAGAGCGGAAACGTCACGCCCTCCGTTTAGGAGCCGCTTTAATCAAGCGCCGGACGGAATGCCGGACATTTGATGATTTACGAAACTTTGACGTAACGGAGGAGTTAAGCCGATGA